One window of Dysidea avara chromosome 11, odDysAvar1.4, whole genome shotgun sequence genomic DNA carries:
- the LOC136238870 gene encoding histone deacetylase complex subunit SAP30 homolog: MSSNGSPHSPDVDDICCLIDEGERCQNSAANVQWTKKFSKAVGQKRLRISPDLNASHKFICDHHRNVAQSIRLKRRRKDSEDEYELTSSEYQVDFSQIQLNTLRRYKRHYKLQLRPGSTKVQLIEAISNHFRTIRVSEKKIVPLFISMVKSHKSKLDQPKPLEIS, translated from the exons ATGAGTTCCAATGGAAGCCCGCACAGTCCAGATGTAGATGACATCTGTTGTTTAATTGACGAAGGAGAAAGATGTCAGAACTCTGCAGCTAATGTACAATGGACAAAGAAGTTTAGCAAAGCGGTTGGTCAAAAGCGACTTCGCATTTCCCCAGACTTGAAT GCATCTCACAAGTTCATTTGCGACCATCACAGAAATGTCGCACAAAGTATAAGACTTAAAAGAAGAAGGAAGGATTCTGAAGACGAATACGAGCTAACGAGTTCAGAG TACCAAGTGGACTTCTCACAAATTCAGTTGAACACTTTGAGAAGATACAAACGGCATTATAAGCTTCAGCTGAGACCAGGAAGCACCAAAGTACAACTGATAGAG GCCATTTCCAATCACTTCAGAACTATCCGTGTTTCAGAGAAGAAAATTGTACCGCTGTTTATTTCAATGGTAAAATCACACAAGAGTAAACTGGATCAGCCTAAACCACTTGAAATCAGTTAA
- the LOC136238869 gene encoding high mobility group protein B2-like produces MPKKDPNKPKGAASAYAFFLQAKRSEAKDAGKKIDFTEFSQECSASWREMDDDDKKEFQELAKKDKKRYQKEMESYVPAGDVDDKPKGKRKGKKKDKNAPKRAMSGFMFFCSDQRPVYKAKPENKGASVGDLAKVLGAAWNELSTEDRKPYDDKAKKDQQRYKEQKEAYDRGDFNKDDGDAIDEESDEE; encoded by the exons ATGCCGAAGAAGGATCCTAATAAGCCGAAGGGAGCTGCCAGTGCGTACGCCTTCTTCCTACAGGCCAAGAGAAGCGAGGCTAAGGATGCTGGCAAAAAGATAGATTTCACTGAATTTTCGCAAGAATGTTCTGCCTCCTGGAGAGAAATGGATGACGATGACAAGAAGGAATTCCAAGAGCTTGCGAAGAAAGACAAGAAAAGATACCAGAAAGAGATGGAATCTTACGTACCGGCTGGAGACGTTGATGACAAACCTAAAGGAAAGAGAAAGGGCAAGAAAAAGGACAAGAACGCTCCCAAGCGAGCAAT GTCAGGATTTATGTTCTTTTGCTCTGACCAACGACCTGTCTACAAAGCCAAGCCAGAAAACAAGGGAGCGTCAGTTGGTGACCTAGCCAAAGTACTTGGTGCAGCCTGGAATGAGTTATCAACAGAAGATAGAAAACCATACGATGATAAGGCTAAAAAAGACCAGCAGAGATACAAAGAACAAAAAGAGGCATACGATAGAGGAGATTTTAATAAGGATGACGGGGATGCTATTGATGAAGAATCAGATGAAGAATGA
- the LOC136238866 gene encoding ankyrin repeat and LEM domain-containing protein 2-like: protein MSSEEVSLSNLSDAEISKLLKQRGLDLPVTPTTRGALERKLALFLNQQLPSDNLQDHVLEDNKATATIVTQDDKSNGCYLLLHAGNVPDGLTLKKCYYSKEELHNVMKKLKGSRFKWFESEEKAMHALQNMQTLTKEPGSDVGTASKESASLFPSVSTVGLNKFRKLIDDGNIEEFKSCVQNNPRYLVSAGDAPEIVKPGARYNAMHVAVRENKLELCKEIISILKSEDFWSKLYPDDSRESRAQRKRHLLDLYLNMPDKIANETPLHFACKGGFEDIVRLLLSYPEIDRSVINKAGLTAREVICQNNRQSSVVKRILDLFEDVCYVPVYRSVDNSIPPILGNPCSLGECHSPSSTSSQSPVNPRLVGTAIAGPLSPAKAKDLRKRWRSPSKVLDSIKKSDADKGLERVGRHLAYSDKTDWTEYWQFLGGFCDLAKPGGLNKLEQYLQDRHDTSEKETTSDHTSPQLSSSMEYEHNSQSSNVSGVIEQLNDLTLEETPVRTPQRIFLLGSSPTKLDFDVVIALEAKPQDLSQYPMIHEWLKLVNSYTVQEKMCWSTPRKNRQPMASPLLHRTPTIPYRASIASPLLFDLGPT from the exons ATGAGTTCAGAAGAAGTGTCATTGTCTAATCTTAGCGATGCGGAGATATCGAAGCTGCTAAAACAACGTGGACTAGATCTTCCAGTCACTCCGACAACCAGAGGCGCGCTCGAGCGAAAATTGGCGCTTTTTTTAAACCAGCAACTACCGAGTGATAACCTGCAAGATCACGTTCTTGAAGATAATAAGGCTACAGCAACTATTGTTACACAAGATGACAAGTCTAATGGATGCTATTTGCTATTACACGCTGGAAATGTACCAGATGGTTTGACATTGAAGAAATGCTATTATTCAAAGGAAGAACTGCATAATGTGATGAAGAAGCTGAAAGGATCTAGGTTCAAGTGGTTTGAGTCAGAGGAGAAAGCTATGCACGCACTACAGAATATGCAGACACTTACTAAAGAACCTGGATCAGATGTGGGTACAGCCAGTAAAGAAAGTGCTAGTCTTTTCCCTTCCGTGTCAACTGTGGGATTGAACAAGTTCAGAAAATTAATTGACGACGGCAACATTGAAGAGTTTAAAAGTTGTGTTCAAAACAATCCACGTTACCTAGTGAGTGCAGGAGATGCACCAGAAATAGTAAAGCCAGGGGCAAGGTACAATGCTATGCACGTTGCTGTGAGAGAAAACAAACTGGAATTATGCAAAGAGATTATATCTATCCTAAAATCTGAGGATTTCTGGAGCAAGCTATACCCTGACGACAGCAGAGAATCCAGAGCACAACGCAAACGACATTTACTAGATTTATACCTGAACATGCCAGATAAAATT GCTAATGAGACACCACTTCATTTTGCTTGTAAGGGTGGTTTTGAGGACATAGTGaggctgttattgagttacccAGAGATTGACAGATCTGTCATCAACAAGGCGGGTCTTACTGCTAGGGAGGTTATTTGTCAGAATAATAGGCAGAGTTCTGTTGTTAAGAGAATACTAGATTTATTTGAAG ATGTCTGTTATGTGCCAGTGTATCGCTCTGTTGATAACTCAATTCCTCCAATACTTGGTAATCCTTGTAGTCTTGGGGAGTGCCACTCTCCATCATCTACCTCATCACAGTCACCTGTCAACCCTCGTCTTGTGGGAACAGCAATTGCTGGTCCTCTGTCCCCAGCTaag GCAAAGGATCTCAGAAAACGGTGGAGATCCCCAAGCAAAGTGTTGGACTCTATAAAGAAGAGTGATGCTGATAAGGGACTAGAAAGAGTTGGCAG ACACTTAGCTTATAGTGACAAGACAGACTGGACAGAATATTGGCAGTTTCTTGGTGGATTCTGTGACCTTGCAAAGCCAGGAGGGCTGAACAAATTAGAACAGTACCTCCAAGATAGACATGACACCTCAGAGAAAGAAACAACTTCAGATCACACTAGTCCACAACTCAGCAGCAGTATGGAATATGAACACAACAGCCAGTCATCCAACGTGTCAGGTGTAATAGAACAACTTAATGATTTAACCTTAGAGGAGACTCCGGTTAGAACTCCACAGAGAATATTTCTACTTGG TTCATCCCCTACAAAGCTTGATTTTGACGTGGTGATTGCTCTAGAAGCTAAACCACAAGACCTATCCCAATACCCGATGATTCATGAATGGCTCAAGTTAGTCAATTCGTATACTGTACAAGAAAAAATGTG TTGGTCAACTCCAAGGAAGAATCGACAACCAATGGCTAGTCCTTTGCTGCACAGAACGCCTACCATACCATACCGTGCAAGTATTGCTTCACCGCTGCTGTTTGATCTTGGCCCTACTTGA
- the LOC136238868 gene encoding high mobility group protein DSP1-like: METSNLQAGTSLVVTSDDCREDTSDLATLCNQSGLNSFNHTPTPQLVLQSTAMTGDTTNNIPVPTSFPCLSPTSSASLLIDAYQSGFLMDGALGFQQQITSATSSSASRMQITEHSSVVPSAAPLFQLPTPTVLINSSDKPLQKPRLPTSSYSYFIQERRELYRTLGTPVKFTDFSKECSNLWAQMPAEEKERFKSLASEDKKRYQKDLEFYKQNEIKVERRGRKKRQPGHPKRNMSAFLFFSAEKRPELKNINPQATVGDKSKHLAEAWKHMTNEEKAPYVEMADRDKVRYGQQKVAYTAGLEAGFRTKMESDLLLDISVVGAEKVSKKKDPNMPKRNMSAFMFFSQDKRPELRKSNPNTKVSVLSKILSEAWKKLTPSQRTIYETMANADKERYQRQIRSYKNGKVQTKRKKAT, translated from the exons ATGGAGACGTCGAATTTGCAAGCTGGGACCTCCCTGGTTGTAACATCAGATGACTGCCGGGAGGACACATCAGACCTAGCTACCCTGTGTAACCAGAGTGGGCTCAATTCATTCAACCATACACCCACACCACAGCTGGTACTACAGTCAACAGCAATGACAGGAGACACAACTAACAACATTCCTGTTCCGACATCATTTCCTTGTTTATCTCCAACAAGCAGTGCCTCATTGCTCATAGATGCTTATCAAAGTGGTTTCCTAATGGACGGGGCACTTGGTTTCCAGCAGCAAATTACCTCAGCTACTTCGTCATCAGCTAGTCGTATGCAGATCACAGAACATAGCAGTGTTGTCCCTTCAGCAGCTCCGTTGTTCCAATTACCCACCCCAACTGTCCTCATCAATTCTTCAGATAAG CCCCTGCAGAAACCACGACTTCCAACTTCATCATATTCATACTTCATTCAAGAGAGACGAGAGTTATATCGGACACTTGGAACACCTGTGAAGTTTACTGATTTTTCAAAAGAGTGTTCAAACCTCTGGGCACAGATGCCTGCTGAGGAGAAAGAAAGGTTTAAATCACTTGCTTCTGAGGATAAGAAACGGTACCAAAAAGATTTGGAGTTTTATAAACAGAACGAAATCAAAGTTGAAAGACGTGGAAGAAAAAAACGACAGCCTGGACATCCCAAAAGAAACAT gagtgcctttttgttcTTCTCTGCTGAGAAACGTCCTGAACTAAAGAACATTAACCCACAAGCTACAGTTGGTGATAAATCAAAACATTTAGCAGAGGCATGGAAACATATGACAAATGAAGAGAAAGCACCTTATGTAGAAATGGCTGATCGTGATAAAGTACGTTATGGCCAACAGAAAGTTGCCTATACTGCTGGACTTGAAGCTGGATTTAGGACGAAAATGGAAAGTGATCTTTTGCTTGATATTTCGGTAGTAGGTGCTGAAAAAGTCTCAAAGAAAAAAGATCCCAATATGCCAAAGCGAAATAT GTCAGCATTCATGTTTTTTAGCCAGGATAAGCGTCCCGAGTTAAGGAAATCTAACCCAAATACAAAAGTATCAGTTTTGTCGAAAATATTATCAGAAGCATGGAAAAAACTGACGCCTTCTCAAAGAACCATATATGAAACTATGGCCAATGCTGACAAGGAAAGATATCAACGACAAATAAGGTCTTATAAAAATGGAAAAGTACaaacaaaaagaaagaaagccACTTAG
- the LOC136237682 gene encoding tripartite motif-containing protein 2-like encodes MEVDLEVDGWNLWDEDDRHEDRDKGVSLCQDTTCYIQNEWQLLEEELTCTSCENVFVGPKTVPCLHTFCVRCVESAVDAETGNFTCAVCSAVFSKEEIADIPVNASIGRLVAITKKHKGIEKACGKAFDKDASDLTATCGQCEEGTPATWWCLVCDDAEMCEECYKSHCRLKVYKSHKVVSLKDFIQSPKVILNCSPQPDYCKEHIKNPLDLYCNSCCEFVCTACPCSTSGSQKKHDVDTVNNVCEAKRVKIKEMNEMLWSLLQNADMAIQYNKIAEQQLNENVTKEIEWVHQSFEKIRKLVDQHEEDILSGLETFKSTKEGLLITQRTKLDEFKERLSQCTQFTSSILFPFRSKELFMYSEWITDKMGELSQEKNLEAVYKADDDNALEHDSFAIDELDYQLSLLHHMCNPPHLPYCTVSLLNKTSDLIEIEVLLRDQQSLPVSYQLPYLDFKSDKPKQFFTNVDWKTKEKGVYVLLYTSEKSYHKLAITWKDSVIHEIKVWEEEVSLFCIQQPNFNFGSFYSKETIISTTPRLLSFDHVHPPYCKVNVLTNTLAFVEAEVILNDESNHPVSGQVAHLSVKSEIVGLDCKSAWKFLDFKCDWKYKENENGVYTLLCTFKKKKHQTLTIIWKSEVVEKIQVEGSLFHYPMVSRYDGIQGYNKKRKRRNLREPKFLTNSLDALIVSDPGDNRLILFNKSDFYDRVITNGNQIGFKPSGTAIDPYGHLYVANTAQNCIMRFEKPEHTPNIFDYLLYDRGCSFDGISSSYFSGWSLTGDDRLQNPQGLVISKCGFMYICDQGNNRIQVYHISEDGKEQFRYSYCGQDDSSFSRPTDVALNTGEDKLFVTDTDNHRVQVLTIDDPTTTEITYSFSIEHASMQFPFSVFCTVDGEVIVSAKDNVFVFKEDGTYVFAIDFKDQEPTGVTVNQRGMLVVSLTQDGEVVFYS; translated from the coding sequence ATGGAGGTTGACCTCGAGGTGGATGGCTGGAATTTGTGGGATGAGGATGACCGTCACGAGGATCGAGACAAGGGTGTATCGTTATGTCAGGACACAACGTGTTATATTCAAAATGAATGGCAGTTACTAGAAGAAGAATTAACCTGTACCTCCTGTGAAAATGTATTTGTAGGACCAAAGACGGTTCCGTGTTTGCATACGTTCTGTGTAAGATGCGTTGAATCTGCAGTGGACGCTGAGACTGGGAATTTTACTTGTGCCGTGTGCAGTGCGGTGTTTTCCAAAGAAGAAATAGCCGACATTCCTGTTAATGCCTCTATTGGTCGCCTTGTGGCTATCACCAAGAAACATAAAGGTATAGAAAAGGCGTGCGGGAAAGCCTTTGACAAAGATGCTTCAGATTTAACGGCTACATGTGGTCAATGTGAGGAAGGTACTCCTGCCACATGGTGGTGTCTGGTTTGTGATGATGCAGAAATGTGCGAAGAATGTTACAAAAGTCACTGTAGACTGAAGGTATACAAATCACACAAAGTTGTATCACTAAAGGATTTCATACAGAGTCCTAAAGTAATTTTGAATTGCTCACCACAACCTGATTACTGTAAAGAACACATCAAAAATCCTCTTGATTTGTATTGTAACAGCTGTTGTGAGTTTGTATGTACAGCCTGTCCTTGTTCAACTTCTGGTTCACAAAAGAAACATGATGTTGATACTGTCAATAATGTGTGTGAGGCGAAAAGAGTCAAAATAAAAGAAATGAATGAGATGTTGTGGTCATTGTTACAAAACGCAGACATGGCAATTCAGTATAACAAGATTGCAGAACAACAATTAAATGAAAACGTCACTAAAGAAATTGAATGGGTGCACCAATCATTTGAGAAAATTCGAAAACTTGTGGATCAGCACGAAGAAGATATTTTGTCTGGCCTTGAAACGTTCAAGTCAACTAAAGAAGGTTTACTTATAACACAAAGAACCAAATTGGATGAATTTAAGGAACGTTTGTCACAATGCACACAGTTCACTTCTAGCATTTTGTTTCCATTTAGGTCCAAGGAGTTGTTTATGTACAGTGAATGGATTACTGACAAGATGGGCGAATTGTCTCAAGAAAAAAATCTTGAAGCGGTTTATAAGGCGGATGATGATAATGCACTTGAGCATGATTCTTTTGCTATTGATGAGCTAGACTATCAACTGTCATTGCTGCATCATATGTGTAATCCTCCTCACCTTCCGTATTGTACTGTTAGTCTGTTAAATAAAACATCGGATTTAATTGAGATAGAAGTTCTACTAAGGGATCAACAAAGCCTTCCTGTTTCATATCAACTACCTTATCTTGACTTTAAGTCGGACAAACCTAAACAATTTTTTACCAATGTTGATTGGAAAACCAAAGAGAAAGGTGTTTATGTTTTATTGTATACTTCTGAAAAATCATATCATAAGTTAGCCATTACTTGGAAGGATAGTGTTATACATGAAATCAAAGTGTGGgaagaagaagtttccttgtttTGTATACAACAGCCAAATTTTAATTTTGGATCATTCTAtagcaaagaaaccattattagTACAACACCTCGTCTTTTGTCTTTTGATCATGTCCATCCACCATACTGTAAGGTTAATGTCTTAACTAATACATTAGCTTTTGTTGAAGCAGAGGTAATACTAAATGATGAAAGCAACCACCCTGTTTCGGGTCAGGTAGCTCATCTTAGTGTGAAGTCAGAAATAGTAGGTTTGGATTGTAAATCTGCTTGGAAATTCTTGGATTTTAAGTGTGATtggaaatacaaagaaaatgaAAATGGTGTTTATACTCTATTGTGTACttttaaaaagaaaaaacaTCAAACGTTGACTATAATATGGAAAAGTGAAGTTGTAGAGAAAATACAGGTGGAAGGTAGTTTGTTTCACTATCCCATGGTTTCTAGGTACGATGGTATTCAAGGTTACAACAAAAAACGCAAGAGAAGAAATTTACGAGAACCAAAGTTTTTGACAAATTCATTGGATGCTCTAATTGTCAGTGACCCTGGTGACAACAGACTTATCTTATTCAACAAATCTGATTTTTATGACCGTGTTATTACAAATGGCAACCAAATAGGTTTTAAACCTAGTGGGACTGCTATAGATCCATATGGTCATTTGTATGTTGCAAACACTGCTCAGAATTGTATCATGAGGTTTGAGAAACCTGAGCACACTCCTAACATCTTTGATTATTTACTGTATGATCGTGGTTGTTCATTCGATGGTATCAGTTCATCTTATTTTAGTGGATGGTCACTAACTGGAGATGACAGATTACAAAATCCACAAGGCCTTGTCATATCTAAGTGTGGCTTCATGTATATCTGTGATCAAGGTAACAATCGTATTCAGGTCTATCATATCTCAGAGGATGGCAAAGAGCAATTCAGGTACTCTTATTGTGGTCAAGATGATAGCTCTTTTAGCCGCCCTACTGATGTGGCCCTTAATACTGGTGAAGATAAACTGTTTGTTACTGATACTGACAATCATAGAGTACAGGTTCTCACCATTGATGACCCAACCACAACAGAGATAACATATTCCTTCTCTATAGAACATGCAAGTATGCAGTTTCCATTTAGCGTATTCTGTACCGTTGACGGTGAAGTGATTGTTAGTGCTAAGGACAATGTGTTTGTGTTCAAGGAAGATGGCACTTATGTTTTTGCCATTGACTTTAAAGACCAGGAACCAACAGGAGTTACTGTGAACCAACGAGGAATGCTTGTTGTTTCCCTCACCCAGGATGGGGAAGTAGTGTTTTATTCATGA
- the LOC136239370 gene encoding uncharacterized protein, translating into MGEISVAVRVVYNGGCDSSRDEFERLSAAIIDAFRSTEVTSDIPENIQNVRAELEPFEVFVNDFLVYSKRYARQYPDREEIVQVVQEVYNRVWPPRRIDGGPRIICNVL; encoded by the exons ATGGGTGAAATTTCAGTTGCAGTTCGTGTTGTTTACAACGGTGGTTGTGACTCATCAAGAGATGAATTTGAAAGACTCTCAGCTGCAATAATAGACGCATTCCGAAGCACGGAAGTAACTTCTGACATTCCAGAAAACATTCAAAATGTTCGTG CTGAGCTAGAGCCCTTTGAAGTGTTTGTGAACGATTTCCTGGTCTACTCCAAACGTTATGCTCGTCAATATCCTGACCGTGAGGAG ATTGTACAAGTGGTTCAGGAAGTTTACAATAGAGTCTGGCCACCAAGGAGAATAGATGGTGGACCTCGTATCATCTGTAATGTATTATGA
- the LOC136239436 gene encoding uncharacterized protein: MGDISVAVRVVYNGGCDSSRDEFERLEAAIIDAFRNTEVTSDIPENIQNVRAELEPFEVFVNDFLVYSKRYARQYPDREEIVQVVQEVYNGVWPPRRIDGGRRIICNVL, encoded by the exons ATGGGTGACATTTCAGTTGCAGTTCGTGTTGTTTACAACGGTGGTTGTGACTCATCAAGGGATGAATTTGAGAGACTTGAAGCTGCAATAATAGACGCATTCCGAAACACGGAAGTAACTTCTGACATTCCAGAAAACATTCAAAATGTTCGTG CTGAGCTAGAGCCCTTTGAAGTGTTTGTGAACGATTTCCTGGTCTACTCCAAACGTTATGCTCGTCAATATCCTGACCGTGAGGAG ATTGTACAAGTGGTTCAGGAAGTTTACAATGGAGTCTGGCCACCGAGGAGAATAGATGGTGGACGTCGTATCATCTGTAATGTATTATGA